One Manduca sexta isolate Smith_Timp_Sample1 chromosome 28, JHU_Msex_v1.0, whole genome shotgun sequence DNA window includes the following coding sequences:
- the LOC115445108 gene encoding gamma-tubulin complex component 3 isoform X2: protein MDIKSFLSSFYKDGAYELAVSYLSSTGEKTRTGQDERMLCQKIHSRLAAISARDADKFNECYSKLKNSFILKQRVSVLTLLLALSELSHPLEPTQQLFPIPHLATIKSSTGLSGATSSASKSTIGSVSWNTNKQGSNQSLQSNSNMAIALHSTDRTNERSCVRDAVLAATGVRARGAGGGSRPIQTLYSRIAHLGFLHDRLKEFIDPSSGLMPHGLMGEGLVAAIRDELTEYYRSVALLQSQSCDGDGGGATLRRVCVWAQEPLHRLTWLANIAHTAHHKKGGELASCVHRFVRHGDEHVAALARRLLTALTYPLLLMLTRWLLHGEIDDPFNEFFIESRSGVPIDRMWHDKYRVREWMVPSFMSREQAAQILATGKSVVFMREACADEPDSTDHAHHLQALLKPHTGSEAEGEGVAWWEAEGLRAGVAEAHAAASQRLLAALTTHHHLLDHLAAHRRYLLLAQGDFVHHLMTLLQDELSKPATSLYVHNLSCTLEAAVRATNAQYEPPHVLARLHVNLYPNCDGRDDSGWDVFALQYRVDGPLGTLFPATCAARYRALFAQLWRIKRIEYSLHEAWREHTILHKRLKHMPEVWGLLRRVSCLRAEALRLCGALQEAGGVGAEPAWRDLLAAAARRHTLDSLLRLHHHALDRHSIHAMIHHSTQELQSYLGNVLNETLALRSFEATLHAGINAELDRRDNIEQLKQDRIARGEYAFTASEEVQDKEKRKNFHQFLANRKADLNVWARTYRGHVTTLILKLALHAEVSLQTLAFRLDYSDFYKRGDAKLHEPLTYQHKRLSEIGLNLAKNKLIERSKKK, encoded by the exons atggaTATTAAATCTTTCTTATCAAGtttttataaag ATGGTGCATATGAACTGGCAGTATCATATTTATCATCAACTGGAGAGAAAACCCGTACAGGACAGGATGAGAGAATGCTCTGTCAAAAGATTCATTCCAGGCTTGCTGCTATTTCAGCAAGAGATGctgataaatttaatgaatgttaCTCTAAGCTAAAGAATTCT tttatactGAAGCAGCGTGTTTCAGTGTTGACACTATTGTTAGCTCTGTCAGAGTTATCACATCCTTTGGAACCCACACAGCAGTTGTTTCCTATACCACATCTAGCCACTATT AAATCAAGTACCGGTTTGTCTGGTGCCACATCAAGTGCAAGCAAAAGTACAATAGGCTCAGTAAGCTGGAACACTAATAAACAAGGGTCTAATCAAAGCCTACAATCAAACAGCAATATGGCGATTGCTTTGCATTCCACTG ATCGAACGAACGAGCGCAGTTGTGTACGTGACGCAGTGCTGGCGGCGACGGGCGTGCGTGCGCGTGGCGCGGGCGGCGGCTCGCGGCCCATACAAACGCTCTACTCGCGTATCGCACATCTCGGCTTCCTTCACGACAGATTAAAAGAGTTTATCGACCCTTCTTCCGGACTCATGCCGCATG GTTTAATGGGTGAAGGACTGGTAGCGGCAATTAGAGACGAACTCACTGAATATTATCGAAGTGTCGCTTTGTTGCAATCTCAG TCATGCGACGGCGACGGCGGCGGTGCGACGCTGCGACGCGTATGCGTGTGGGCACAAGAACCACTGCATCGGCTCACGTGGCTGGCGAACATAGCACATACCGCGCACCACAAGAAAG GCGGCGAGCTGGCGTCGTGCGTGCACCGGTTCGTGCGGCACGGCGACGAGCACGTGGCGGCGCTGGCGCGGCGGCTGCTCACCGCGCTCACCTACCCGCTGCTGCTCATGCTCACGCGCTGGCTGCTGCACG GTGAAATAGATGACCCGTTCAATGAGTTCTTTATCGAGAGCAGAAGCGGTGTGCCTATAGATAGAATGTGGCATGATAAGTACAGAGTAAG GGAGTGGATGGTGCCGTCGTTCATGTCTCGCGAGCAGGCGGCGCAGATCCTGGCGACCGGCAAGAGCGTGGTATTTATGCGCGAGGCGTGCGCTGACGAGCCCGACTCCACCGACCACGCGCATCACCTGCAGGCACTGCTCAAACCGCACACCG GTTCGGAAGCGGAAGGCGAGGGCGTGGCGTGGTGGGAGGCGGAGGGGCTTCGCGCGGGTGTGGCGGAGGCGCACGCGGCGGCGTCGCAGCGCCTGCTGGCCGCGCTCACCACGCACCACCACCTGCTCGACCACCTCGCCGCGCACCGCCGGTACCTGCTGCTCGCGCAAGGGGACTTCGTGCATCACCTCATGACCCTGCTGCA GGATGAGCTTAGCAAGCCCGCGACGTCTCTGTACGTGCACAACCTATCGTGCACGCTGGAAGCGGCCGTGCGCGCCACCAATGCGCAGTACGAGCCGCCGCACGTGCTCGCACGCCTGCACGTCAACCTCTACCCCAACT GCGACGGCCGCGATGACAGCGGTTGGGACGTGTTCGCGCTGCAGTACCGCGTGGACGGGCCGCTGGGCACGCTGTTCCCGGCCACGTGTGCGGCGCGGTACCGCGCGCTCTTCGCGCAGCTGTGGCGCATCAAGCGCATCGAGTACAGCCTGCACGAAGCCTGGCGCGAGCACACCATCCTGCACAAGCGGCTCAAACACATGCCCG AGGTGTGGGGTCTGCTGCGGCGCGTGTCGTGCCTGCGCGCGGAGGCGCTGCGGCTGTGCGGCGCGCTGCAGGAGGCGGGCGGCGTGGGCGCCGAGCCCGCCTGGCGCGACctgctcgccgccgccgcgcgccgccacaCGCTCGACAGCCTGCTGCGGCTGCACCACCACGCGCTCGACCGCCACTCCATACACGCTATGATCCATCACTCCACGCAG GAGCTGCAGTCGTACTTGGGAAACGTACTGAACGAAACGCTGGCGTTGCGCAGTTTCGAGGCGACGCTGCACGCCGGCATCAACGCCGAACTCGACCGCCGCGACAACATCGAACAACTCAAACAAGACAGGATCGCACGGG GTGAATACGCTTTCACGGCATCCGAAGAGGTTCAAGATAAAGAGAAGCGAAAGAACTTCCACCAATTCTTGGCAAATCGTAAAGCCGATTTAAATGTATGGGCGCGAACATACAG AGGTCACGTGACAACACTGATCCTGAAACTGGCTCTGCATGCGGAGGTGTCACTGCAGACGCTCGCGTTCCGACTCGACTACAGCGACTTCTACAAGCGCGGCGATGCCAAGCTGCATGAACCGCTCACCTACCAACACAAGCGGCTTAGCGAGATCGGACTCAACTTGGCCAAG aataagCTGATAGAGCGCTCTAAAAAGAAATGA
- the LOC115445108 gene encoding gamma-tubulin complex component 3 isoform X1 has protein sequence MMDMPSSNLAAQLHKLCSQLSADPDGAYELAVSYLSSTGEKTRTGQDERMLCQKIHSRLAAISARDADKFNECYSKLKNSFILKQRVSVLTLLLALSELSHPLEPTQQLFPIPHLATIKSSTGLSGATSSASKSTIGSVSWNTNKQGSNQSLQSNSNMAIALHSTDRTNERSCVRDAVLAATGVRARGAGGGSRPIQTLYSRIAHLGFLHDRLKEFIDPSSGLMPHGLMGEGLVAAIRDELTEYYRSVALLQSQSCDGDGGGATLRRVCVWAQEPLHRLTWLANIAHTAHHKKGGELASCVHRFVRHGDEHVAALARRLLTALTYPLLLMLTRWLLHGEIDDPFNEFFIESRSGVPIDRMWHDKYRVREWMVPSFMSREQAAQILATGKSVVFMREACADEPDSTDHAHHLQALLKPHTGSEAEGEGVAWWEAEGLRAGVAEAHAAASQRLLAALTTHHHLLDHLAAHRRYLLLAQGDFVHHLMTLLQDELSKPATSLYVHNLSCTLEAAVRATNAQYEPPHVLARLHVNLYPNCDGRDDSGWDVFALQYRVDGPLGTLFPATCAARYRALFAQLWRIKRIEYSLHEAWREHTILHKRLKHMPEVWGLLRRVSCLRAEALRLCGALQEAGGVGAEPAWRDLLAAAARRHTLDSLLRLHHHALDRHSIHAMIHHSTQELQSYLGNVLNETLALRSFEATLHAGINAELDRRDNIEQLKQDRIARGEYAFTASEEVQDKEKRKNFHQFLANRKADLNVWARTYRGHVTTLILKLALHAEVSLQTLAFRLDYSDFYKRGDAKLHEPLTYQHKRLSEIGLNLAKNKLIERSKKK, from the exons ATGATGGATATGCCATCAAGCAATCTTGCAGCACAGCTTCATAAATTGTGTTCACAGTTGTCAGCTGACCCAG ATGGTGCATATGAACTGGCAGTATCATATTTATCATCAACTGGAGAGAAAACCCGTACAGGACAGGATGAGAGAATGCTCTGTCAAAAGATTCATTCCAGGCTTGCTGCTATTTCAGCAAGAGATGctgataaatttaatgaatgttaCTCTAAGCTAAAGAATTCT tttatactGAAGCAGCGTGTTTCAGTGTTGACACTATTGTTAGCTCTGTCAGAGTTATCACATCCTTTGGAACCCACACAGCAGTTGTTTCCTATACCACATCTAGCCACTATT AAATCAAGTACCGGTTTGTCTGGTGCCACATCAAGTGCAAGCAAAAGTACAATAGGCTCAGTAAGCTGGAACACTAATAAACAAGGGTCTAATCAAAGCCTACAATCAAACAGCAATATGGCGATTGCTTTGCATTCCACTG ATCGAACGAACGAGCGCAGTTGTGTACGTGACGCAGTGCTGGCGGCGACGGGCGTGCGTGCGCGTGGCGCGGGCGGCGGCTCGCGGCCCATACAAACGCTCTACTCGCGTATCGCACATCTCGGCTTCCTTCACGACAGATTAAAAGAGTTTATCGACCCTTCTTCCGGACTCATGCCGCATG GTTTAATGGGTGAAGGACTGGTAGCGGCAATTAGAGACGAACTCACTGAATATTATCGAAGTGTCGCTTTGTTGCAATCTCAG TCATGCGACGGCGACGGCGGCGGTGCGACGCTGCGACGCGTATGCGTGTGGGCACAAGAACCACTGCATCGGCTCACGTGGCTGGCGAACATAGCACATACCGCGCACCACAAGAAAG GCGGCGAGCTGGCGTCGTGCGTGCACCGGTTCGTGCGGCACGGCGACGAGCACGTGGCGGCGCTGGCGCGGCGGCTGCTCACCGCGCTCACCTACCCGCTGCTGCTCATGCTCACGCGCTGGCTGCTGCACG GTGAAATAGATGACCCGTTCAATGAGTTCTTTATCGAGAGCAGAAGCGGTGTGCCTATAGATAGAATGTGGCATGATAAGTACAGAGTAAG GGAGTGGATGGTGCCGTCGTTCATGTCTCGCGAGCAGGCGGCGCAGATCCTGGCGACCGGCAAGAGCGTGGTATTTATGCGCGAGGCGTGCGCTGACGAGCCCGACTCCACCGACCACGCGCATCACCTGCAGGCACTGCTCAAACCGCACACCG GTTCGGAAGCGGAAGGCGAGGGCGTGGCGTGGTGGGAGGCGGAGGGGCTTCGCGCGGGTGTGGCGGAGGCGCACGCGGCGGCGTCGCAGCGCCTGCTGGCCGCGCTCACCACGCACCACCACCTGCTCGACCACCTCGCCGCGCACCGCCGGTACCTGCTGCTCGCGCAAGGGGACTTCGTGCATCACCTCATGACCCTGCTGCA GGATGAGCTTAGCAAGCCCGCGACGTCTCTGTACGTGCACAACCTATCGTGCACGCTGGAAGCGGCCGTGCGCGCCACCAATGCGCAGTACGAGCCGCCGCACGTGCTCGCACGCCTGCACGTCAACCTCTACCCCAACT GCGACGGCCGCGATGACAGCGGTTGGGACGTGTTCGCGCTGCAGTACCGCGTGGACGGGCCGCTGGGCACGCTGTTCCCGGCCACGTGTGCGGCGCGGTACCGCGCGCTCTTCGCGCAGCTGTGGCGCATCAAGCGCATCGAGTACAGCCTGCACGAAGCCTGGCGCGAGCACACCATCCTGCACAAGCGGCTCAAACACATGCCCG AGGTGTGGGGTCTGCTGCGGCGCGTGTCGTGCCTGCGCGCGGAGGCGCTGCGGCTGTGCGGCGCGCTGCAGGAGGCGGGCGGCGTGGGCGCCGAGCCCGCCTGGCGCGACctgctcgccgccgccgcgcgccgccacaCGCTCGACAGCCTGCTGCGGCTGCACCACCACGCGCTCGACCGCCACTCCATACACGCTATGATCCATCACTCCACGCAG GAGCTGCAGTCGTACTTGGGAAACGTACTGAACGAAACGCTGGCGTTGCGCAGTTTCGAGGCGACGCTGCACGCCGGCATCAACGCCGAACTCGACCGCCGCGACAACATCGAACAACTCAAACAAGACAGGATCGCACGGG GTGAATACGCTTTCACGGCATCCGAAGAGGTTCAAGATAAAGAGAAGCGAAAGAACTTCCACCAATTCTTGGCAAATCGTAAAGCCGATTTAAATGTATGGGCGCGAACATACAG AGGTCACGTGACAACACTGATCCTGAAACTGGCTCTGCATGCGGAGGTGTCACTGCAGACGCTCGCGTTCCGACTCGACTACAGCGACTTCTACAAGCGCGGCGATGCCAAGCTGCATGAACCGCTCACCTACCAACACAAGCGGCTTAGCGAGATCGGACTCAACTTGGCCAAG aataagCTGATAGAGCGCTCTAAAAAGAAATGA
- the LOC115445131 gene encoding tRNA-uridine aminocarboxypropyltransferase 1: MNPKSPEARNRDDKPFEGMLISEPNLLENLTARSPCQRCGKSRMYFCYTCFVAVSQLEGRIPIVNLPVKIDIIKHRREIDGKSTAAHAAVIAPYDVNVYTYPNIPEYNLDGKTVLLYPGAEARTVSELFTGKLDIPTYTEMMIRELPSGYNVGTLMTQILNKSESHEIYHVTKLPVDRIVLIDSTWNQSRGIYADERLQKIPKIVLQNRASQFWRHQKGSPRWYLSTVEALHQLLLELHLCAWGRSEHYQAPLATNYPIHTEQNCNSSCEPYEGQYDNLLYFFKFMYEKLHLLYKHEDLLAYKRPML; the protein is encoded by the exons atgAATCCGAAAAGTCCAGAAGCGAGAAATCGGGACGACAAACCTTTCGAAGGCATGCTGATATCGGAACCAAATCTTTTGGAAAACCTGACAGCTCGTAGTCCCTGTCAGCGATGCGGGAAATCTCGcatgtatttttgttatacttGTTTTGTGGCTGTATCTCAACTTGAAGGCAGGATTCCTATTGTCAAT ttACCAGTAAAGATTGACATAATAAAGCATAGAAGAGAAATAGATGGAAAAAGCACAGCTGCACATGCTGCAGTTATAGCTCCCTATGATGTGAATGTGTATACATATCCAAATATACCTGAATATAATTTAGATGGAAAGACTGTTCTTTTGTACCCAGGTGCAGAAGCCAGAACTGTAAGTGAGTTATTTACAGGAAAGCTAGATATTCCAACATATACTGAGATGATGATAAGAGAACTTCCTTCTGGTTATAATGTTGGGACATTGATGACACAGATCCTAAATAAGAGTGAGAGTCATGAGATATATCATGTAACCAAACTACCTGTAGACCGTATAGTCCTTATAGATAGCACATGGAATCAAAGTCGAGGAATTTATGCTGACGAAAGGCTACAGAAAATACCCAAAATAGTGCTACAGAATAGAGCTTCACAATTTTGGAGACATCAGAAAGGCAGTCCAAGATGGTATCTTTCCACTGTTGAAGCTTTACACCAACTTCTGTTAGAATTACATTTATGTGCTTGGGGAAGGAGTGAACACTACCAAGCTCCTCTAGCCACCAATTATCCAATACATACAGAACAAAATTGTAATTCTAGTTGTGAACCTTATGAAGGTCAATATGacaatttactttatttctttaaattcatgtatgaaaaattacatttattgtaCAAACATGAGGATTTGTTGGCATATAAAAGACCAATGTTATAA
- the LOC115445095 gene encoding F-box-like/WD repeat-containing protein TBL1XR1 isoform X1: MSFTSDEVNFLVYRYLQESGFHHSAYAFGIESHISQSNINGALVPPAALLNIIQKGLQYTEAEITFGDNGTGTRLTESLSLIDAVTPDIVAARQNAHNAQKQATKTEAGSGSEQNGVDVCDGTTCSATAPATGEATTPSAPDTMDVDQSIEIPASKATVLRGHESEVFICAWNPSTDLLASGSGDSTARIWDMSDNPATTPNQLVLRHCIQKGGAEVPSNKDVTSLDWNCDGNLLATGSYDGYARIWTTDGTLASTLGQHKGPIFALKWNKRGNYILSAGVDKTTIIWDASTGQCTQQFSFHLAPALDVDWQTNTSFASCSTDQCIHVCKLNADKPIKSFQGHTNEVNAIKWDPQGQLLASCSDDMTLKIWSMKQDTCVHDLQAHSKEIYTIKWSPTGPGTQNPNMNLILASASFDSTVRLWDVERGVCIHTLTKHTEPVYSVAFSPDGKFLASGSFDKCVHIWSTQTGSLVHSYKGTGGIFEVCWNSRGTKVGASASDGSVFVLDLRKL; encoded by the exons ATGAGTTTTACAAGTGACGAAGTAAATTTTCTGGTTTACCGCTACTTGCAAGAATCAG GCTTTCATCATTCTGCATATGCATTTGGTATTGAGTCTCACATCTCACAAAGCAACATCAATGGGGCATTAGTACCCCCAGCTGCGTTACTGAACATTATACAGAAGGGTCTCCAGTATACAGAAGCTGAAATAACTTTTGGAGATAATG GGACAGGAACACGACTGACTGAGAGTTTAAGCTTAATAGATGCGGTGACTCCAGATATAGTTGCGGCTCGACAGAATGCTCATAATGCACAGAAGCAAGCCACCAAGACAGAAGCAGGATCTGGAAGTGAACAAAATGGGGTTGATGTGTGTgat GGCACTACATGCAGTGCAACTGCTCCCGCAACAGGAGAAGCTACGACACCAAGCGCACCAGACACAATGGATGTGGACCAATCTATTGAAATACCTGCGAGCAAAGCCACCGTCCTCAGAGGACACGAGTCTGAAGTATTTATATGTGCTTGGAACCCTAGCACAGATCTATTGGCCAGTGGTTCAGGAGACAGCACAGCCAG AATATGGGACATGTCAGACAACCCAGCAACCACGCCCAATCAGTTAGTGTTGAGACACTGTATCCAGAAAGGTGGAGCAGAAGTACCCAGCAACAAGGATGTTACATCTTTGGATTGGAAT TGTGACGGCAATCTTCTAGCAACAGGATCGTACGATGGTTACGCTCGCATTTGGACTACTGACGGCACTCTAGCCTCAACATTAGGTCAACATAAAGGGccaatatttgcattaaaatggaataaaagaggaaattatattttgagtgCAGGG GTGGATAAAACAACAATCATATGGGATGCATCAACGGGACAGTGCACGCAACAGTTCTCATTCCACTTGGCACCAGCTCTGGACGTTGACTGGCAAACTAACACATCTTTTGCATCATGCTCTACAGATCAATGTATTCATGTTTGCAAATTAAATGCTGACAAACCTATCAAAAGTTTTCAGGGACACACT AATGAAGTTAATGCAATCAAGTGGGACCCCCAAGGGCAGTTACTTGCATCTTGTTCAGATGATATGACACTCAAGATATGGTCAATGAAGCAGGACACTTGTGTTCATGACTTGCAAGCCCATTCAAAAGAAATTTATACTATCAAATGGTCTCCCACGGGCCCAGGAACACAGAATCccaatatgaatttaattttggcAAGTGCTTCTTTTGACTCAACTGTTCGCTTATGGGATGTAGAAAGGGGTGTTTGTATTCATACATTGACCAAACATACAGAACCTGTATACAGTGTAGCCTTTTCTCCTGATGGAAAGTTTCTGGCTAGTGGTTCATTTGATAAATGTGTTCACATTTGGTCAACGCAAACTGGTTCCTTAGTCCACTCCTACAAAGGAACGGGCGGTATATTTGAGGTCTGTTGGAATTCGCGGGGAACCAAAGTTGGAGCGAGCGCCAGTGACGGCAGTGTGTTTGTTTTAGATTTACGTAAACTATAA
- the LOC115445095 gene encoding F-box-like/WD repeat-containing protein TBL1X isoform X2 — protein sequence MSFTSDEVNFLVYRYLQESGFHHSAYAFGIESHISQSNINGALVPPAALLNIIQKGLQYTEAEITFGDNGTGTRLTESLSLIDAVTPDIVAARQNAHNAQKQATKTEAGSGSEQNGVDGTTCSATAPATGEATTPSAPDTMDVDQSIEIPASKATVLRGHESEVFICAWNPSTDLLASGSGDSTARIWDMSDNPATTPNQLVLRHCIQKGGAEVPSNKDVTSLDWNCDGNLLATGSYDGYARIWTTDGTLASTLGQHKGPIFALKWNKRGNYILSAGVDKTTIIWDASTGQCTQQFSFHLAPALDVDWQTNTSFASCSTDQCIHVCKLNADKPIKSFQGHTNEVNAIKWDPQGQLLASCSDDMTLKIWSMKQDTCVHDLQAHSKEIYTIKWSPTGPGTQNPNMNLILASASFDSTVRLWDVERGVCIHTLTKHTEPVYSVAFSPDGKFLASGSFDKCVHIWSTQTGSLVHSYKGTGGIFEVCWNSRGTKVGASASDGSVFVLDLRKL from the exons ATGAGTTTTACAAGTGACGAAGTAAATTTTCTGGTTTACCGCTACTTGCAAGAATCAG GCTTTCATCATTCTGCATATGCATTTGGTATTGAGTCTCACATCTCACAAAGCAACATCAATGGGGCATTAGTACCCCCAGCTGCGTTACTGAACATTATACAGAAGGGTCTCCAGTATACAGAAGCTGAAATAACTTTTGGAGATAATG GGACAGGAACACGACTGACTGAGAGTTTAAGCTTAATAGATGCGGTGACTCCAGATATAGTTGCGGCTCGACAGAATGCTCATAATGCACAGAAGCAAGCCACCAAGACAGAAGCAGGATCTGGAAGTGAACAAAATGGGGTTGAT GGCACTACATGCAGTGCAACTGCTCCCGCAACAGGAGAAGCTACGACACCAAGCGCACCAGACACAATGGATGTGGACCAATCTATTGAAATACCTGCGAGCAAAGCCACCGTCCTCAGAGGACACGAGTCTGAAGTATTTATATGTGCTTGGAACCCTAGCACAGATCTATTGGCCAGTGGTTCAGGAGACAGCACAGCCAG AATATGGGACATGTCAGACAACCCAGCAACCACGCCCAATCAGTTAGTGTTGAGACACTGTATCCAGAAAGGTGGAGCAGAAGTACCCAGCAACAAGGATGTTACATCTTTGGATTGGAAT TGTGACGGCAATCTTCTAGCAACAGGATCGTACGATGGTTACGCTCGCATTTGGACTACTGACGGCACTCTAGCCTCAACATTAGGTCAACATAAAGGGccaatatttgcattaaaatggaataaaagaggaaattatattttgagtgCAGGG GTGGATAAAACAACAATCATATGGGATGCATCAACGGGACAGTGCACGCAACAGTTCTCATTCCACTTGGCACCAGCTCTGGACGTTGACTGGCAAACTAACACATCTTTTGCATCATGCTCTACAGATCAATGTATTCATGTTTGCAAATTAAATGCTGACAAACCTATCAAAAGTTTTCAGGGACACACT AATGAAGTTAATGCAATCAAGTGGGACCCCCAAGGGCAGTTACTTGCATCTTGTTCAGATGATATGACACTCAAGATATGGTCAATGAAGCAGGACACTTGTGTTCATGACTTGCAAGCCCATTCAAAAGAAATTTATACTATCAAATGGTCTCCCACGGGCCCAGGAACACAGAATCccaatatgaatttaattttggcAAGTGCTTCTTTTGACTCAACTGTTCGCTTATGGGATGTAGAAAGGGGTGTTTGTATTCATACATTGACCAAACATACAGAACCTGTATACAGTGTAGCCTTTTCTCCTGATGGAAAGTTTCTGGCTAGTGGTTCATTTGATAAATGTGTTCACATTTGGTCAACGCAAACTGGTTCCTTAGTCCACTCCTACAAAGGAACGGGCGGTATATTTGAGGTCTGTTGGAATTCGCGGGGAACCAAAGTTGGAGCGAGCGCCAGTGACGGCAGTGTGTTTGTTTTAGATTTACGTAAACTATAA